The following coding sequences are from one Leishmania major strain Friedlin complete genome, chromosome 36 window:
- a CDS encoding putative ribosomal protein L29 gives MAKSKNHTNHNQSSKNHRNGIKGPVPLHLHNSKRGSWLPALVNARRVRKHNQKAALKKRRERIAAFAAKN, from the coding sequence ATGGCCAAGTCGAAGAACCACACGAACCACAACCAGTCGAGCAAGAACCACCGCAATGGGATCAAGGGCCCCGTGCCCCTGCATCTCCACAACTCCAAGCGTGGTAGCTGGCTCCCTGCGTTGGTGAACGCccgccgcgtgcgcaagCACAACCAGAAGGCCGCGCTGAAGAAGCGCCgcgagcgcatcgccgcgTTTGCCGCCAAGAACTAA
- a CDS encoding putative ribosomal protein L29: MAKSKNHTNHNQSSKNHRNGIKGPVPLHLHNSKRGSWLPALVNARRVRKHNQKAALKKRRERIAAFAAKN; encoded by the coding sequence ATGGCCAAGTCAAAGAACCACACGAACCACAACCAGTCGAGCAAGAACCACCGCAATGGGATCAAGGGCCCCGTGCCCCTGCATCTCCACAACTCCAAGCGTGGTAGCTGGCTCCCTGCGTTGGTGAACGCccgccgcgtgcgcaagCACAACCAGAAGGCCGCGCTGAAGAAGCGCCgcgagcgcatcgccgcgTTTGCCGCCAAGAACTAA
- a CDS encoding short chain dehydrogenase-like protein gives MRSPRLLPPLPFPFCQLSLSPLPCTSNTRPHPHAHMCARVALRPSLSFFFFTDAEAAKHNKSTSSLSRLGMSRVAFAALLSLAVALLSRHVYRRVNRQRLQAGAVALITGGGSGLGMELAKIFAVSHCEIVLVGRNEAALKAAAQVCREAGAPRVEYIQADISKAEGTDRVRSEYARLYKGTGRSLAPPLKYLVLNAGAGAIAPFTTEPAFEQICHAMMDINYFANVRLLQAFLPQLTQNHSSSSPSRIVIMSSLAGVLPSILRSAYTASKHAIQGFMNALRGETAVHITLCCPGYVDTDFHSRVLTNDGKLLGGNQRRGVSPAVCARQCMDGVLCDDAEIIMTTGGKLAYRLRPFLTGIIDVLVKRKSLKSLEHH, from the coding sequence ATGCGTTCGCCGCGGCTTCTGCCTCCTctgcccttccccttctgtcaactctctctttctccatTACCTTGCACCTCCAACACCCGCCCACAcccacatgcacacatgtgcgcacgcgtggcTTTACGACCATCactttcatttttttttttcaccgACGCGGAAGCGGCAAAGCACAACAAATCAACCAGCTCATTATCGCGTCTAGGCATGTCTCGCGTTGCTTtcgctgctctcctctccctcgctgtgGCGCTTCTCAGCCGCCATGTGTACCGCCGAGTCAACCGACAGCGACTGCAGGCAGGTGCCGTCGCCCTcatcaccggcggcggctccgGGCTGGGGATGGAGCTGGCCAAAATCTTCGCCGTCTCTCACTGCGAGATTGTGCTGGTGGGCCGCAACGAGGCGGCACTGAAGGCAGCGGCTCAGGTGTGCAGGGAGGCAGGAGCACCGCGGGTCGAGTACATCCAAGCAGACATCAGCAAGGCGGAGGGAACCGATCGCGTTCGCAGCGAGTACGCTCGCCTCTACAAGGGCACGGGGAGGAGTCTGGCCCCCCCTCTCAAGTACCTTGTACTCAACGCCGGTGCAGGCGCCATTGCCCCTTTCACGACGGAGCCCGCCTTTGAGCAAATATGCCACGCCATGATGGATATCAACTACTTTGCGAACGTGCGATTGCTGCAGGCCTTCCTTCCGCAGCTCACGCAGAATCACTCGTCGAGCTCTCCCAGTCGCATCGTTATCATGTCCTCTCTTgctggtgtgctgccgtCCATCTTGCGCAGTGCGTATACGGCGTCGAAGCACGCCATTCAGGGCTTTATGAACGCGCTGCGTGGTgagacggcggtgcacaTCACGCTCTGCTGTCCCGGCTATGTGGACACGGACTTCCACAGTCGCGTGTTGACAAACGACGGTAAGCTTCTGGGCGGCAatcagcgccgcggcgtctcacctgcggtgtgcgcgcgtcaGTGCATGGACGGCGTCTTGTGCGACGATGCCGAGATCATCATGACGACGGGCGGGAAGCTCGCCTATCGCCTCCGGCCCTTCCTGACGGGAATCATCGATGTGCTGGTGAAGCGCAAGAGCCTCAAGTCTCTGGAACATCACTGA
- a CDS encoding vacuolar protein sorting-associated protein-like protein produces the protein MLRDELPPEKGQQSFSLWSRILRSIDGCKLEIVLDDQTEADKIKVVDIYDKVSERFPLYSWKEPVKGRVVVTPTGSSYSHQGVVVELIGVASTFREVESRVVFLRQERQFEPDTLNQSTPFEFTFSAPKEHESYHGIYARVRYFVQATVKQRIKSPSVKEEVWVHRVDTALSESQTDASAHMNYFRETCFGPESIAMNVGVDNVLHIEFRYDKKIFHLAERVLGKVEYKVADMDIAYGEVGLVRKEFLAPGQTDETMESETLQKFEIMDGTPIVEEVVPIRLYLKSVPRLTPSYMDVENLFSVRYFLNLVLVNQEGKRYFKQQEIQLYRRTGQERSATSFNSGLPVTPASGDVDAKGGWSA, from the coding sequence ATGCTTCGTGACGAGCTGCCGCCAGAGAAGGGTCAGCAGAGCTTCTCTTTATGGAGCCGAATCCTGCGCAGCATCGACGGCTGCAAGCTCGAAATCGTACTGGATGACCAAACGGAGGCGGACAAGATCAAGGTAGTGGACATCTACGACAAGGTAAGCGAGCGCTTCCCGCTCTACTCATGGAAGGAGCCTGTCAAGGGACGCGTGGTGGTGACGCCGACCGGCTCTTCCTACTCACATCAAGGTGTGGTAGTGGAGCTGATCGGCGTGGCAAGCACGTTTCGTGAAGTCGAATCGCGCGTTGTATTCCTCAGGCAGGAGCGCCAGTTCGAGCCAGACACGCTGAATCAGTCGACGCCGTTCGAGTTCACTTTCTCCGCACCGAAGGAGCATGAGTCGTACCACGGCATCTACGCCAGAGTCAGGTACTTTGTACAGGCGACGGTCAAGCAGCGCATCAAGAGTCCCAGCGTGAAGGAAGAGGTGTGGGTGCACCGCGTCGACACGGCGCTCAGCGAGTCGCAGACGGATGCCTCGGCGCACATGAACTACTTCCGCGAGACGTGCTTCGGTCCTGAGTCTATCGCGATGAACGTTGGCGTGGACAACGTTCTTCATATTGAATTCCGCTACGATAAGAAAATCTTCCACTTGGCGGAGCGGGTGCTGGGCAAGGTTGAGTACAAGGTAGCAGACATGGACATCGCGTACGGCGAGGTGGGGTTAGTGCGTAAAGAGTTCCTCGCGCCTGGCCAAACAGACGAGACGATGGAgtcggagacgctgcagaaGTTCGAGATCATGGATGGCACCCCTATTGTGGAAGAAGTGGTCCCCATCCGTCTCTATCTCAAGTCGGTGCCGCGCCTGACGCCGTCGTATATGGACGTTGAGAATCTCTTTAGTGTGCGCTACTTCCTCAACCTGGTGCTGGTGAATCAAGAGGGGAAGCGGTACTTCAAGCAGCAAGAAATCCAGCTGTACCGCCGCACGGGGCAGGAGCGGTCAGCCACCTCTTTCAACTCGGGCCTACCAGTGACGCCTGCTTCGGGCGACGTGGATGCGAAAGGCGGCTGGAGCGCGTGA
- a CDS encoding SNF7-like protein, with translation MPVFGNMFHRTTPEEEVRKWTRSLRSEQRKIELQITKIRREEAKVKLSMKQAAKQNDQVVMRMLAKEMIRSRKAVNRMYASKAQMNSVSMQLQNQASQMKMSGSLKKSGEIMKEMNSLVKVKEVQQSMMAMSKEMVKAGLIDEIMNDTIDEALDDDISDTELEDEVNKVVMDVVQGQMDGARVGASRIPAQQQQQQETAEEEEDELMEKLNALRNS, from the coding sequence ATGCCCGTATTCGGTAACATGTTCCACAGGACGacgccggaggaggaggtgcgcaagTGGACGCGCAGTCTGCGCTCGGAGCAGCGCAAGATCGAGCTTCAAATCACCAAGATCCGCCGCGAGGAGGCCAAGGTAAAACTGTCGATGAAGCAGGCAGCAAAACAGAATGACCAGGTGGTGATGCGGATGCTGGCGAAGGAGATGATTCGCTCTCGCAAGGCGGTGAACCGAATGTACGCCTCGAAGGCGCAGATGAACTCCGTGTCCATGCAGTTGCAGAACCAGGCGAGTCAGATGAAGATGTCCGGCTCGCTCAAGAAGAGCGGTGAAATAATGAAAGAGATGAACAGTCTCGTCAAGGTGAAGGAGGTTCAGCAGTCCATGATGGCAATGAGCAAAGAAATGGTCAAAGCAGGGCTGATCGACGAGATTATGAACGACACGATCGATGAAGCACTGGACGACGACATCAGCGATACAGAGCTCGAGGACGAGGTGAACAAGGTGGTGATGGACGTGGTTCAGGGTCAGATGGACGGCGCACGCGTCGGTGCCTCTCGTATcccggcacagcagcagcagcagcaggagactgcggaggaagaagaagatGAGCTCATGGAGAAGCTCAATGCGCTGCGCAACTCGTAA
- a CDS encoding glycosyl transferase-like protein, translating into MRTSPLWRLRMTSRPLSLERVFVINLDRRPDRWAAIQAVCARAGLPAERTERVPAVEGSRLDVNAVHHCGFVSALGLRRLKEPPEHHIWGMDLNKAALGCALSHIHLWARIAALGKVSNISAEAPAATLPKQCFLVLEDDSTFADSDDNGSDSPAASPSLPFLDQLQRRMNSVPPDWELVYVSGLDTAKQCLHMQVAKGVARVPQYHRTTNAYLVTPQGARRLLATCVPLTFQLDTAMTMNVGYPPGVVGVAGAQTLPHVLDPVCYTLQPPLMQQAAQLDTDIQH; encoded by the coding sequence ATGCGAACTTCTCCCCTCTGGCGACTTCGAATGACTAGCCGCCCGCTCTCATTGGAGCGCGTCTTTGTCATCAATCTTGACCGCCGCCCTGATCGGTGGGCAGCAATTCAAGCAGTATGTGCTCGTGCCGGTCTCCCAGCAGAGCGAACGGAGCGCGTTCCCGCCGTTGAGGGCTCCCGTCTCGATGTGAATGCTGTGCATCACTGCGGGTTCGTCTCTGCGCTGGGTCTGCGGCGACTTAAGGAGCCTCCGGAACACCACATATGGGGCATGGACCTGAACAAGGCGGCGCTCGGGTGTGCGCTGAGTCACATACACCTCTGGGCACGCATCGCGGCTCTGGGTAAGGTGAGCAACATTTCCGCTGAGGCGCCTGCGGCAACGCTGCCCAAGCAATGCTTTCTTGTGCTGGAGGATGACTCGACATTCGCGGATAGCGACGACAACGGAAGCGACTCACCCGCCGCATCACCTTCGCTTCCGTTTCTCGACCAGCTTCAGCGCCGAATGAATAGCGTGCCGCCGGACTGGGAGCTTGTCTACGTGAGTGGCCTCGACACAGCAAAGCAGTGCCTACACATGCAGGTAGCCAAGGGTGTGGCACGCGTCCCGCAGTACCATCGCACGACGAACGCATACCTGGTCACTCCGCAAGGCGCACGCCGGCTGCTCGCCACTTGTGTTCCCCTCACATTCCAGCTCGACACTGCGATGACAATGAACGTGGGCTACCCTCCGGGTGTAGTCGGTGTCGCGGGTGCACagacgctgccgcacgtGCTCGATCCGGTCTGCTACACTCTCCAACCGCCGCTCATGCAGCAGGCCGCACAGCTCGACACCGACATCCAGCACTGA